AGATTTTTATAGTTATTGTAATGAATCTCCAAGCACGCTAAAATCCACATTGTGAGAAAGCAAAAGAGacataaattaatttttaattttttcttgcTCATGTTTGTTCTTATTTGTATAGTCATCCAAATGTTactaatttatttatatttaatttgcaAGGATATCCAGTAATGAATGATTTTTGCAGAGTCATTCAACAATTGTAAAAGCACCTTAAACTGGTGTCAACGCGGGTCTGTCTTTATGcttataattttttgaaatttttgtcaTTTATCCATGCTTTTGTTGTTTTCAGGAAATGGAGTAAGAGTTAACCCTTACCTTAGCCACTTAACTGATTGTATTCAAAGTTTTTTACTATTTTAAACTCTGTAATTTTAGATCATGCATATAATAAGTCATTTTATGTTAAGTGGACCATTATTTTAATCAAGTTTGGGCATGTTGTGAAAAGACTGAGGTCGATGATCTTAAGGTCTCTACTAAAATTATCAGCTTATAAGCTTAAATTTATAATTTCTATCTTTTAGGCACATTTCAGATTTGGTAATATCTTATATAAAAGTATATATCATCAGACttatctattttatttattttctttttattgcAGAAATCTTACCTTTGTGCTGTTAAAATTACTGTTGTAGAGGAGAATGAAAATTGGTGGTATTTAAGTTGCACTTGCCAACAGGAGGTTGTGAAGGTGAAAAACATGTTCAAATGTCCAAAAGAAATTAAGCTAATTCCTGTTACAGAAAAGAGGTTTAAGTAAAATATCTATTTCGAGATACAACTTAAATTGTGTTTTGTGCATCTCATTCATTTAATCCacttttttaattaattttttcaaaattacTAGATTCAAGGTTGTAGTACCTGTTGGAGATTCAACTGAGGCTTTTAATTTTGTCCTTCATTATCGTGCTGTTAAACAAATTGTTGGTCAGACTGCAATGAAGATGATATTTGACAATCCCACTTCTGTAGAGAAATATACTTTACCTCCATATACACTAATTTAATAATTTCACTATGCCTTTAAAGATTACTTAATATCATATATATTGATCACACTACTAACTATTTTCCTTTAAAATTTGTTAATCTTTCAAAAATGAGAGTACCGGATATCCAGCCAAAATCAAAGAAATTACTGGAAAAGAGTTTATTTTCAATGTTCAAATCAGTGTTGATAATGTCAACTTGAAGAGCAAGATTTTTGAGATCATTGATTCGTATGACACATCTTATTTTACTCCAGCACCATCTCAAGGACAGATGACAATGTGTTCTGCGTCGACCTCTTCTGAGGTGATTTTTCTCGAAGTTTAATCATTATTTATAGTCTGTACATGGTGAAAGTAATCTCATGCTTCATTTTTTAACAGAATTCGGTAGGTCTATCAAGTTACTTAAAGACTCTAGGCTCCATTAAATCAgtttccaaaaaaatcaaaatgGTATGTTGTATCGAATCACTTGCGCATGATACATAACATTACAGTGCAGATATTACAAGTTACAATTACAAATTGATATGAGTTGATATGAATATATTAATTTGAAGTTATTTTTTGTATGTGATATGTTGTTTTGATCATATTCTAAGCTTTCTTAATTTCATAAAATTCGCAGGAGAAGTAATAGAGCAGTTTATAGCAGAATTCTTTTGCTTGATGTTATGAGCGAAAGCTGGATTGGATTTTTATTGAGCAGTTCTGAATTTCTATCTAAATAATGACCATGATCAGTTTGTGATCGTCATATTTCTACATTTGATTGTTTTTTCCGTAATTCATGCagaagaacttaaaattttggaCAAAGTTGTACGCACTACTATCCACTTTGTTTCAGTTTCCTGATTTCCTATAATAATTGCCTTTAATACTTGATATTATTATTAAGGATTCCTTGAGATACTTATCTACGTAATCCAGTACTTAGATTACTGTTTTTACTTTTATTTAATTGTACAAATTGTACGAGTTATTAAACTTAAGATATAAAATATTGATTGCAAATTTATAATTTCTAAGTCCTCAATCAACCTTATGAATGATGTCATTGCAATAATAGAGCTTTTCCATTGTTCAAGCAATTTAATCCATAATATTAATACATCATCAcaaattgaatttttttaaaattagaATAGATCCAATATCCATCTTCATTTAGATAGAAAACGAAATTTCAAGCAAtataattcataatattaatACATCATCTTTCAGACAGAAATATATTGATCACATTGATCTAATATGAAATTTAGTATAGATTAAACAAACTATTCGATAACTATATCGAATATTAAGTCTTTTTGCTGAAAAGTAAAAACCAAGTTATTGTCTATTTCTAGCTCATTATCCGTCGCAAATTGGTTCCATCCAGCAGAGAATCGAGGTAATCCAATAGAAAATACTACCTTGACATTCCAGGTTAAAAGCCCATCCTCAGAGTTACAGTTTCACCACTTATCCATGTCCTACCATCTGGCTGTATAGCTGCTGGGATATACTAAAAAAAATATGTTTTAATTATATCAATTAGCCACAACACGAGTAAAATTTATATTGTATTTGCGAAATTAGTCTAGGTAAATTGAAGGAGTAATGTTACAATACCGCTCCATGACATGTGTTATTCACATTTGAAGTTGTCATCGTTGCGGTGAACTCCATTGCCATTAGTTCATTATATCCCTGATCATTTATATTATCTTCTACAATATCATCAGCTACACCTTCAACATTCATATCCAAGTTTTCTTCTCCTTGTTGAATTCCTGCT
This sequence is a window from Apium graveolens cultivar Ventura chromosome 9, ASM990537v1, whole genome shotgun sequence. Protein-coding genes within it:
- the LOC141684913 gene encoding uncharacterized protein LOC141684913; the encoded protein is MERLKFDRGGAETHRVVIGAVVCCYVLSLKPKTRLGLGGVYIYLVTDVDTNYYYSFTFTKDHLLFVVSGPIQQEDMKIRCHWVLPYLHQVNKKSYLCAVKITVVEENENWWYLSCTCQQEVVKVKNMFKCPKEIKLIPVTEKRFKVVVPVGDSTEAFNFVLHYRAVKQIVGQTAMKMIFDNPTSVEKYTLPPYTLI